One genomic window of Streptomonospora nanhaiensis includes the following:
- a CDS encoding winged helix-turn-helix transcriptional regulator, whose protein sequence is MAAREYGQFCGLARALETVGERWTLLIVRNLLSGAQRYTDLRTGLPAIPTNILSARLKQLEESGLVLRRALPRPERAVVYELTDHGRDLEPALIALGRWGARTMSEPRPGEVVTPESVAMAFRTSFRPEAARGVTAGYEVRMGFTLRVDVTEGALAVGIGPHPAPDLVIERGPEDGLRRLLTGAASPDQALAQGDVRVQGDPALLRRFTELFRL, encoded by the coding sequence ATGGCGGCTCGTGAGTACGGACAGTTCTGCGGCCTGGCCCGCGCGTTGGAGACGGTCGGTGAGCGGTGGACCCTGCTGATCGTGCGCAACCTGCTCAGCGGCGCGCAGCGCTACACCGACCTGCGCACGGGCCTGCCCGCCATCCCCACCAACATCCTGTCGGCGCGCCTCAAGCAACTGGAGGAGTCCGGTCTGGTCCTCCGCCGCGCCCTGCCCCGCCCCGAGCGCGCCGTCGTCTACGAACTCACCGACCACGGCCGCGACCTGGAGCCGGCGCTGATCGCCCTGGGCCGCTGGGGCGCGCGGACCATGTCCGAGCCCCGCCCCGGCGAGGTCGTCACCCCGGAGTCGGTCGCCATGGCGTTCCGCACCTCCTTCCGCCCCGAGGCGGCCCGCGGCGTGACCGCCGGCTACGAGGTCCGCATGGGCTTCACCCTCCGGGTGGACGTCACCGAGGGGGCGCTGGCGGTGGGGATCGGCCCCCATCCCGCTCCCGACCTCGTCATCGAGCGGGGCCCCGAGGACGGGCTGCGCCGGCTGCTGACCGGCGCCGCCTCCCCCGACCAGGCCCTCGCCCAGGGCGACGTGCGGGTACAGGGGGACCCCGCTCTGCTGCGGCGGTTCACCGAACTGTTCCGCCTGTAA
- a CDS encoding transcriptional regulator produces MNLPSPPPPTADDLLVLHALRCVGHSAVARLAAATGLDEAAVESALIDLGVDGLVTRSAGPWPAWGLTEAGRAADARRITGELEAAGARPAVHAAYERFMVLNPELLDLCTAWQLRTVDGAAAVNDHADPDYDARVLDRFAGLHGRAEAVLADLAAALPRFGRYRTRLSFALDRARAGDPGYVADDLASYHTVWAELHEDFLATLGIPR; encoded by the coding sequence ATGAACCTGCCTTCCCCTCCCCCTCCCACCGCCGACGACCTGCTGGTCCTCCACGCCCTGCGCTGCGTCGGCCACTCCGCCGTCGCCCGCCTGGCCGCGGCCACCGGGCTGGACGAGGCCGCGGTGGAGTCCGCGCTGATCGACCTCGGGGTCGACGGCCTCGTCACGCGTTCGGCCGGGCCGTGGCCGGCGTGGGGGCTCACGGAGGCCGGGCGCGCCGCCGACGCCCGGCGCATCACCGGCGAACTGGAGGCGGCCGGGGCCCGCCCGGCCGTCCACGCGGCCTACGAGCGCTTCATGGTGCTCAATCCCGAACTCCTGGACCTGTGCACGGCCTGGCAACTGCGGACCGTCGACGGCGCGGCGGCCGTCAACGACCACGCCGACCCCGACTACGACGCCCGCGTCCTGGACCGGTTCGCCGGGCTGCACGGGCGCGCGGAGGCCGTCCTGGCCGACCTGGCCGCGGCGCTGCCCCGGTTCGGCCGCTACCGGACGCGGCTGTCCTTCGCCCTGGACCGGGCGCGGGCCGGCGACCCGGGGTACGTCGCCGACGACCTCGCGTCCTACCACACCGTGTGGGCCGAACTGCACGAGGACTTCCTGGCCACCCTGGGGATCCCCCGGTGA
- a CDS encoding DUF4287 domain-containing protein, which produces MPAHEKGPTSYFPAIEKKYGRPVQEWTDLIRAAPLTRHGELVAWLKAEHGLGHGHATALVAHTRAQGA; this is translated from the coding sequence ATGCCCGCACACGAGAAGGGCCCCACCAGCTACTTCCCGGCGATCGAGAAGAAGTACGGCCGTCCTGTCCAGGAGTGGACCGACCTCATCCGCGCCGCGCCCCTGACCAGGCACGGCGAACTGGTCGCCTGGCTCAAGGCCGAGCACGGGCTGGGCCACGGACACGCCACCGCGCTCGTCGCCCACACCCGCGCCCAGGGCGCCTGA
- a CDS encoding TetR/AcrR family transcriptional regulator, whose product MVRLTRAQQQARTRAAVLAAAREEFVEYGYASAKVDRIAERAELTRGAVYSNFPGKRALYLAVLADLVEKAAPAASRGAPGVPDAPPADAAEALGAFARAWLERLPLVDDTAAGGRLHLRSLVGVVDDEPGRTVLAQVARLEALLLGLGLEACGPPGGESAGPPARRVRLAELALTLLGGAGFLAETAPGFGDPFDRARACAHLAGLDLADTWAPSHLPYVTPAAPCRDPWSPPEGAVDHLTGDPVDLGADGLVAVLGARRLGAAEEAVRAARRGDQATVVVVTGDPAETGALVRLRVADLAACLRRVFPPRTWRPLRLVVDDTAGVAAALGLPGADDDTEAAVRVHAGVLAARAQGRGAAYAAATAATDHSPR is encoded by the coding sequence ATGGTCCGACTGACACGCGCCCAGCAGCAGGCGCGCACCCGGGCCGCCGTGCTGGCGGCGGCGCGCGAGGAGTTCGTGGAGTACGGCTACGCGTCGGCCAAGGTCGACCGGATCGCCGAACGGGCGGAGTTGACCCGCGGCGCGGTGTACTCCAACTTCCCCGGCAAGCGGGCGCTGTACCTGGCGGTGCTGGCGGACCTGGTCGAGAAGGCGGCCCCCGCCGCGTCCCGGGGGGCGCCCGGCGTCCCGGACGCCCCCCCGGCCGACGCCGCGGAGGCGCTCGGCGCGTTCGCCCGCGCCTGGCTGGAGCGGCTGCCGCTGGTCGACGACACCGCCGCGGGGGGCCGCCTGCACCTGCGCTCCCTGGTGGGTGTGGTGGACGACGAACCCGGGCGCACCGTGCTCGCGCAGGTCGCGCGGCTGGAGGCGCTGCTGCTCGGGCTGGGGCTGGAGGCGTGCGGGCCGCCCGGCGGCGAATCGGCCGGCCCCCCGGCGCGCCGCGTGCGGCTGGCCGAACTCGCCCTGACCCTGCTGGGCGGCGCGGGTTTCCTGGCCGAGACGGCGCCGGGCTTCGGGGACCCCTTCGACCGCGCCCGCGCCTGCGCGCACCTGGCCGGCCTCGACCTCGCCGACACCTGGGCCCCCTCCCACCTGCCCTATGTCACGCCCGCGGCTCCGTGCCGGGACCCCTGGTCCCCACCGGAGGGCGCGGTGGACCACCTCACCGGCGACCCGGTCGACCTCGGCGCCGACGGCCTGGTGGCGGTGCTGGGCGCCCGGCGCCTGGGCGCGGCCGAGGAGGCCGTCCGCGCGGCGCGGCGGGGCGACCAGGCGACCGTCGTCGTGGTCACCGGCGATCCGGCCGAGACCGGCGCCCTCGTCCGGCTCCGGGTGGCCGACCTCGCCGCGTGCCTGCGGCGGGTGTTCCCGCCGCGGACATGGCGGCCGCTGCGGCTGGTGGTGGACGACACCGCCGGGGTGGCCGCGGCCCTCGGCCTGCCCGGCGCCGACGACGACACCGAGGCGGCCGTGCGCGTCCACGCCGGCGTACTCGCCGCACGGGCCCAGGGGCGGGGCGCCGCCTACGCGGCCGCCACCGCCGCCACCGACCACTCCCCACGCTGA
- a CDS encoding DUF998 domain-containing protein: MTATTTAAPAAPAASPAAAAPARPATRALLAAGIAAGPLFLGAGLAQALTRDGFDLSRNALSQLSLGDLGWIQVTAFLATGLLVIAGAVGIRRALGAGPGGRWAPRLVGVFGVSFLVAGVFPADPGAGFPPGTPTGPAAAMSLPGAVHMLGGMVGYLALCAAFVVLARHFAARGLRGWARATRLVPAAVVAGFAASAVAVPAFTAGAGLGLLWLTAVAARLLPASGR; this comes from the coding sequence ATGACTGCGACGACCACCGCCGCGCCCGCGGCCCCCGCCGCGTCCCCGGCCGCCGCCGCGCCCGCGCGGCCCGCGACACGCGCCCTCCTGGCCGCCGGTATCGCGGCCGGCCCGCTGTTCCTGGGCGCGGGCCTGGCCCAGGCCCTCACCCGCGACGGCTTCGACCTCTCCCGCAACGCGCTCAGCCAGCTCAGCCTCGGCGACCTCGGCTGGATCCAGGTCACGGCGTTCCTGGCCACCGGCCTGCTGGTCATCGCGGGCGCGGTGGGGATCCGCCGGGCGCTGGGGGCGGGCCCCGGCGGGCGCTGGGCGCCCCGGCTGGTCGGGGTGTTCGGGGTGTCGTTCCTGGTCGCGGGGGTGTTCCCGGCCGACCCGGGTGCCGGGTTCCCGCCGGGGACCCCCACCGGACCGGCGGCCGCGATGAGCCTTCCCGGGGCCGTCCACATGCTCGGCGGCATGGTCGGCTACCTCGCCCTGTGCGCGGCGTTCGTGGTGCTGGCCCGGCACTTCGCGGCCCGGGGCCTGCGCGGCTGGGCACGGGCCACGCGGCTGGTGCCCGCGGCGGTGGTGGCGGGGTTCGCCGCCTCGGCGGTCGCCGTGCCCGCCTTCACGGCCGGCGCCGGCCTGGGGCTGCTCTGGCTCACCGCGGTCGCCGCCCGCCTGCTGCCCGCCTCCGGACGCTGA
- a CDS encoding DMT family transporter has protein sequence MTRPQSLEIPESGGLESAAAPPAAPAASRPAAGGGAARPPAWTLVLAAGTTVLLWASAFVGIRSAGHDFSPGAMALGRMAAASLALSLFVAVAAAARRRAAARPAEAAPPAPARGLPRGGLLGLVAFWGVVWFGGYNVALNAAERLVDAGTAALLVSTAPILVAVAAVLVLGERLSARLGAGVAIAFAGVALIAATGFTGHVDAAGVGLAVLAAVLYASAVLLQKRLLARVEAATMTWIGALAGTAALLPFLPVLLDELAAAPAGSVAAVLYLGVFPTAVGFLSWGYVLSHWTAGRTTAATYLSPPVTVGLSWLLLGEVPTALALAGGVLCLAGVILATRR, from the coding sequence ATGACACGTCCGCAGAGCCTTGAGATCCCCGAGTCCGGCGGCCTGGAGAGCGCCGCCGCCCCGCCCGCCGCCCCCGCCGCCTCGCGCCCGGCCGCCGGGGGCGGGGCCGCGCGCCCGCCGGCCTGGACGCTCGTCCTGGCCGCCGGGACCACCGTGCTGCTGTGGGCCTCGGCGTTCGTCGGGATCCGCTCCGCCGGGCACGACTTCTCCCCCGGCGCCATGGCGCTGGGCCGTATGGCGGCGGCCTCCCTGGCGCTGAGCCTGTTCGTCGCGGTCGCCGCGGCCGCGCGGCGGCGGGCCGCCGCGCGGCCGGCCGAGGCGGCGCCCCCGGCGCCCGCCCGCGGCCTGCCCCGGGGCGGGCTGCTGGGCCTCGTGGCGTTCTGGGGCGTCGTGTGGTTCGGCGGGTACAACGTGGCGCTCAACGCCGCCGAGCGGCTGGTGGACGCCGGGACGGCGGCGCTGCTGGTGTCGACCGCGCCCATCCTCGTCGCGGTGGCCGCCGTGCTGGTGCTGGGCGAGCGCTTGAGCGCCCGGCTCGGCGCCGGGGTCGCCATCGCGTTCGCCGGTGTCGCGCTGATCGCCGCCACCGGGTTCACCGGGCACGTCGACGCCGCCGGCGTGGGGCTGGCGGTGCTGGCCGCCGTGCTCTACGCCTCGGCCGTGCTCCTCCAGAAGCGCCTGCTGGCCCGCGTCGAGGCGGCGACGATGACGTGGATCGGCGCCCTGGCCGGCACCGCGGCCCTGCTGCCGTTCCTGCCCGTCCTGCTGGACGAACTCGCCGCGGCGCCGGCGGGGTCCGTGGCGGCAGTGCTCTACCTGGGCGTCTTCCCGACGGCGGTCGGCTTCCTCAGCTGGGGCTACGTGCTGTCCCACTGGACCGCGGGCCGCACCACCGCCGCGACTTACCTGTCGCCGCCGGTCACCGTTGGCCTGTCCTGGCTCCTGCTGGGCGAGGTGCCCACCGCGCTCGCGCTGGCGGGCGGCGTGCTCTGCCTGGCCGGTGTCATCCTGGCCACGCGCCGCTGA